The Litoribrevibacter albus genome segment AACGGCATGTCAGTTCAAACGGGTTGTCCTTTTTTGTTCGCGACTATGGTCGAACGTCTGATCCCGCAGTCTTACTTGTTATGGGGCTGGCTTGTCAATTGACTGTCTGGCCTCCTGATCTGATTAAGGAATTACTGGGTCACGGTTACCGGGTTATTTGCTTTGATAACCGAGATGTTGGTTTATCCTCCAAAATTAATGGGCAACTTCGTGTAAACACCATAAAAGCCTTTGCTTGCCATCGGGTGGGTTTTCCTGTCCGAACGAATTACAACCTTTACGATATGGCAAAAGATGTTCATGGTTTGATTGAAAACCTGGAGTTGAAACAGGTTCATTTGGTTGGTGTTTCTATGGGGGGAATGGTGGCTCAGATAGTGGCGGCATGTTATCCGCAGAGAGTGGCCAGCTTAACTGCCATCATGACGTCTACGAATAGCCCTTTGTTGCCATTACCTGATATAGGCTTGATTATTCGATTGAGCGGTGCCGGAAGTGGTGGGCACGATCTTGATTCAGTTAAACGCCGTGTTATTGCCTTTTGGAAAGCAGTTCAAAGCCCAGCGTATCCCAAACCGATAGATGAAATCGAGTTCATGATAGAACGTGATTATCAGCGTAATTATTGCCCTGGCGGTATTATTCGCCAAACGCAGGCGATCTTATCTACTCGTGCTATCACTTCACTTATAAGACGAATTGGGGTTCCGACCCAGGTGATTCATGGTGATGCAGATCCTCTTATTAAATTGTCTGGAGGGCGAGCTGTAGCGGACGCTATTCCTGATGCAAGGCTGGCTATCTTATCTGGTATGGGGCACGACTTGCCTGACCCTTTGTTGCCTCAAATTGCAGATTTGATCCATAGGAATGCGATCCAGACCTAGAGCCCTGTGTATTTTTAATCCCATGCTGAGCTCGTCTGTGTTATAACCAAAAAAAGATTACACCGATTTTTCCCGAGGAAACTGTGTAATTCTATTTGGTTGATGCATGAAAGATAAGGAAGATACATGATTAAAGTGTATGGGTATCCAAAGACCAGAGCGTTACGTGTCACCTGGTTGTTGGAAGAGCTTGAACTGGATTACGAATATCACTTAATTAACTTTGCCAAAGGTGAGTCACAATCACCTGAATTTCTTGCAATCAATCCGGCCGGTAAAGTGCCTGCATTAGAAATAGACGGGCAAGTTATCTTTGAATCCGGTGCGATTGTTACCTTTCTTGCAGATAAGTATGCTTCGGGTAAATTAATTCCTAATGCTGGAACCGTTGAGCGGGCTCGTCATGATCAATGGAGTTATTTTGTTCTAACCGAGTTAGAACAACCGTTGTGGACGATGGGCAAACATAAGTTTGCAATCCCAAAAGAGTATCGTGTGGCTGAGGTATTACCTACAGCAGCCTGGGAATTTCAGCGCGCTTTGACAGTCTTAAGCAAAGGCCTGGGAGACAAAGAGTATATTCTTGGTGATTCTTTCTCAGTTGCTGATTTGTTGATTGCACAAACGTTGCGTTGGGGGTTGAGCTTCAAGCAAGCCATTGAACAACCTAATTTGATTGATTATCTCAATCGTATGGAATCGCGAAGTGCCCGATCACTGGCAGATCAGCGGGAAACTCAAGCGTTGGCTGAGCAAGGATAATTGATAATCTACCCCAAGGATGGGCAATGAAATCATTTCTTATCTTCTTCTTTTCTGGCGTGTTCATATCGATGTTGTTATCGGGGTGTAGTAAGCCCGATGACGAGATGAATGGCAAAGAACTCTACGAAAGCTATTGTGCAAAGTGCCACAAGTCTTCAGGTAAAGGAAATTTCCTCTTAGGGGTACCTGATAATCGGGGCACGAATTTGTCTTACTGGGAAATCAAAGTAATGATTACCCGAGGGTCGGAAAATCATAAAAAGATGCGTAAGTTTAAACATCTGACTGATACCCAGGCAGGCTTAATAGCAGCGTATGTTATGTCGTTAAAGAAATCGGGCAAATCTGGCGCTGCAAAGTAGGGTGCTTAAATGTACTGTTTCAGGTTATAAAACGCACTGTCTTACGTTTTGATACCAAACGGTAGCTATTGGTAACATTGTCAGGCTGGTTAATTTTAGAGTAAAAACGCTATTATCAGATGGGCGTTATTGTATTTGTAATCTTTGTGGCATAGAGAATAATGATAAAAATTGCCGATAAGAGACAAGATGTCGCATTCGAACGAGCCCGCAGGAATGACTTGTTGAGTTCTGCACTATGTTGGTTTGGCGTCTTATTTCTTACTATCTTTGGACTTAAATCCTACTTTTCGGGCTTGCCGGATTATGGCATAGGTTTGATGGTGTTTGGCTTGTGCACTGCGTTGATTTGGTTGCAGTTCAAGCTAACCCAGAATTGGCGTGTCTTTCAGAGCATGATTTGTCTGGGTTTTTCGGTGTTATATCTCTTCTTGCTCTCTTCTGGTGGTCAGGCAAATACCGGGCTGCTTTGGTGTTATACCTATCCGCTTATCGTGTTCTCGCTGTTAGGTACTCGGCTTGGCACGTTGTTAGTTGGCGTGGTGTTGTTCTTATCTGCCATTATTTTGTTCGTTCCTAATCTGGATTTCGTCACGCATTCCTATTCCCCCGACATTAAATACCGCTTCACAGGGTCGATTTTGTTTGTGACGGCCTTGGGTTACTTGATGGAGTTGTCTCGTATGGAGGCTCAAAGAAAAAGTGATCAGGCGAATGATGTATTAAAAATGATGGCCCATCGGGACGAATTAACGGGCTTGTATAACCGTCGTGGGATCAAAGAGTGCAACGAGATTGAAGTTTATCTTAATAGCAAGCCAACGAATGAAATGGCATTGGCCGTTTGTGATGTGGATTTCTTCAAGAAAATTAATGATCAATACGGTCATGATGTGGGCGATGAAGTATTAAAAGTGGTCGCTGAACGCTTAAAAAACTCCATTCGAGAGACCGATCTTATTGGCCGTTGGGGTGGGGAAGAGTTCATTATCCTTTTCCCAAGTACTTCGCTGGAAGAAGGCTATCAGCTTATTGAAAGGGTTCGCCAATCTATGGCGGAAACGCACTTTGATATTGCCGGTCAGCGTATTCGCTTGTCATTCAGTACTGGAATAAGCTCAACCCGATATTATGACAACTGGAATGACCTCATTAAGTCTGCTGATAAACAATTATATAAGGCAAAGTCGGCAGGCCGGAACTGTACTAAGACGACAGAACACAGTTAAATACATTATTGATAATTTTATTAAATGGGCAGTTATACTGCCCATTTGTGCTTTCTAGACCTTCAATTTTGGCGTTAGATTAAGCACTATTAAGTACTTGATCAGAATAATTGGAGTGGAACATTGGAGTTGCTAACGGGGTTTGGTCTTGGGTTACTGGTGAACATCATTGTGGTGGTCGCTAGGGATTTTGGTCGATTAGCCGTAGCCAAAGTGTTCGTTGTGTTTTTGCTAGCGGCCGTTGCGTTCTTAATTTTTCCATTAGTACCCAAGGAATGGTCTCTTTTCACCAATAACATTCAGGGGGCCGTCCCTGCTTTATTTTGGTTGCTGTGTCAGTTTGCGTTTAATGATCGACCAAGACTAAAAAATCTATGGTCAGTGATGGCTGTGTATAGCTTTATGGCTCCGGCCTTAGCGAGGTTTTTCTGGGCTGGTGAAGAGTTCACGCCTGTAATGGCATTTTGGGGTTGGCACTCAGGACAGATCTGCGAGTACTTATTAATCAGTCATGGGCTTTGGGTGATCATCTCCAATTGGTCCGATGATTTGGTGGAATCCCGCAGGAAGCTTCGAGTGGCGATGCTGGTTGTGGTTGGATTTGCGGTAACGACCGCTGCGGTCACACTTAATTTTGGATTGGCCGGTGAATATACACGTGGAATCATTGTTTCTATCAGCGGGTTCATCATTTCCATTTTCTTGATTAAAGGAAAGGATGGCATTTTGTTTGGGGAGACTCAGGTTGCTCATGAAACTGAATTTTCATTGACCACATCACAGGCGGATAACGAAGCTACTGAAGCCGCGCCTAGTGTGATGGCTGATGTTCAGCAAATGTCTGAAGAAGCCCAGCTGTTAAAAGATACTATGGATGCAGGTTTTTATCGGACTGAAAATCTCACCCTTAAAGTATTGGCCCGAGAAATCGGGTTGCCAGAATATAAGGTTCGCAGCCTGATTAATCAGACACTGGGCTATCGAAACTTTAACGATTACATTAATAAACTGCGAATCACAGACGCAGCGAAACGTCTGATTGAATCCCCTGATGACCCGATTTTGAATATTTCTCTGGACGTAGGGTATCGCTCTATTAGTTCCTTCAATCGTGCTTTTAAAGAAATCGTGGGCGTCTCGCCAACGACCTATCGGCAGCAAACAATTCGGGAAAATACCGTTTTGTAGGTTCTCAAAAGTTTAAATTTTAAGAATTGCATACCTATTGGTGAGCTTCTTTTTGTTGTTGTTAACTTGCTGAAATATATGGTTATTTTAATAATTGGGTAGTGGTCTTTTGATTCTGCTAATAGCTTTAGCTCGTTCATTATCTGTGAATTCTTTAATTTCTAATCTCGAAATAATTACAAAAATAAGTGTTCTGGAGATTAGGAATGACGAGTCGAACATCAAGTGCGATCGATAACATATACCCATCAACTACACAGACAGCAGGGTGGCTTAAGAAAACTCTTGTTGTTTGTTTAACAGCAGCCATGCTGACTGCCTGTAATGGTGATGATGGTGATCAAGGGCCAGCAGGTCCGGCTGGCCCGGCAGGTGCTGACGGGGCTTCACCAAGCGCAGGTAATGGTGGCGTGGCGAATCCGGACGGTTCTAACGTAACTACATCTGGTTATGTATTTCCTGCTAATGCTATTTATGTGGAATTACCTGAAGCGACTGTTGCCGCTGGTGAAGTAGATATTACTGAAGCTATCCAGTTGGCTTTGTTTGAGGTGACTGACAGTGGTTTGAGTGATGTTACTTTGGTTTTGCCAAAAGGTGAGTTCCTGGTTCACGATACCATCATGATTGACAGTGCAATTGGCCTGACTTTTACTGGCTATGGCATCAACGAGACCAAACTGGATTTCACTACCTCCATCGGTGACGATGCGATCCGTTTTGAAGGTGGCACAAATATCACCATTCGTGATTTCAGTGTTTATGAAGCACCAAAGAACGGTATTAAGGTGACTAACTCGAATGGTGTTCATTTGGCGTATACCGCAACCATTTGGGAAGGCGAGTTGAATGATGGAAATGGCGCGTATGGCCTGTACCCACTTCAAAGTACCAACGTACTGATGGAACATAACTACGCTCGTGGTTCTGCGGATGCGGGTATCTACGTTGGGCAATCTACCAACATTGTTGTTCGTGACAACATTGCTAAAGAAAACGTAGCGGGTATCGAAATTGAAAACTCGTTCAATGCGGACGTCTACAACAACTTGGCGGTGGGCAACACCGGCGGAATTTTGATTTTTGACCTGCCAGGTTTGGAGCAAGCCTATGGTGGTCATGTTCGTGTCTTCAACAACCAGTCGTATGCAAATAACTCAGAAAACTTTGCTGGTGGTGGTGCGGTTGGTATTGTTCCTCCTGGCACAGGTGCATTGATTTTCGGTACCAGTAATGTTGAGGTCTATAACAACGAATTTACCGATAACGAAACTGCTGCTATCGAGATTGCTACCTACTTCATGGCTGATGATGATGTGGCCAGCTACGTTGTTGGTGATGGTTCTGGAACCTATGAAGCGACCATTGCTAATGGCTGGAGTCCACTACTGAAGAACGTCAATGTTCACAGCAATACCTTTGCTCGTAATGGTGGCGACGCTCGTGGTCCTTCCATCGGTGGTCAACCAACGCTACCTGCATTCGACCAAATCGTAGCCGGTTATGAGGGCGGTGCGGCCAACGATATGTCGGGTGTGCCTACTGTGTTCCCTAACATCTTATACGATGGAATTGGTGAGCTTCTGTCTAATGCAGGCGCATTAGCAGGGTGGGATGCGATTGTTGCTCAGTCGGCAAAAGACGATGGTGTTGATCATGACCCTTACGCTGATGCAGACAAAATCTGTATTGGTAATAACATCAATGGTAACAACATCAGTGATGCGGCGAACACTACAAACTACCTAGCGTATGAAAACGTGAACATTGGTGTGGTGTACGGTACGGATGCGGCAGATGCAACTAACTGGAACGGTGCTGATCCTGCTGCTCGTTTGCTTTCAGAGCGTATGGACGGGCCTGCTCGTACACTTCTTGATTGCGATACTGAATTGACTCGTTTAACGCCAGCGGAAGTAACTTTCCGTGGCAAGGTCTATGGCTGTAATGGCGATGACCTGGCTGAGCCGGCGTGTTCACTATAAATCAAGGCAATGATCACCAAAGGGAATGTTTCTTTGAGAAAGCCTCTTTGGTGATCCCTGATTTATATAAGTAGTTTCAAGACGAGGGTAGATTCATGAGTTCTTTTGATATGTTTAATTTAAAGTTTGATGTGTTTAATTTAAAGAAAGTCACCCGACTGGGTGTTCTGTTAGCAGCGACAGGTTTAATGGCTGCATGTAGTGATTCAGACAGTTCCGGTTCATCTGTAGGAACCGGCGGAAATTCTACAACAGGTGGCATGATCAACAGTGGCGCCAGTGCAGCATCGGGTAATGAAGGTAATTGTGAGGCGAATACGGCCGGTGTCAACTGGGATGCGTTAATGACAGAAAACTGTCCTAACTTGTCTGACTACAACTTATTCCAGAATTCCACTGATCCAACCGCTAACCCTAATGCGGGCGGTGTTATCTTTGATTTAACCACGCCATTATTTACGGATTATGCGTCCAAGTATCGTTTTGTGTTTGTACCTGAAGGGGAAACCATCAAGTACAACGAAAATGAAGTGTTAAGCTTCCCGATAGGTACTGTCATTGCTAAAACGTTTACTATGCCGGTGGATACCTCTGCTCGGGATGGCGATGAAGTCGTCATTGAAACACGATTGCTTATTCATCGTGAGAGTGGTTGGGTAGCTCGCCCGTATTATTGGAACCCGGGCTCTGGTAACACAGATGCAGCCTTGTCGATCTCTTCTAAAACAGTCTCTGTGTCGACGACTCACGAAGGCACCACAAGAACCTTTGATTATATCGTTCCGTCGCAAGCATCTTGTTTGTCATGCCATGCGGTTCAATCAGCAGGCTTGCCAAAAATTACGCTGCCTATTGGTCCTAAAGCGCGCTTCTTAAATCGTGATTTCGATTACACCAGTGGTTCAGCATTAATTCAGACGGAAAATGAAACGGCCAACCAGCTTACCTATTGGGCTGAGCATGGCATTTTGTCTGGCTTGCCAAATCTAACTTCTGTGCCGGTGACTCCATCTTATCGTGATGAGAATGAAGCTGGGTTGACTAACATGTCTAAGGCGGAAGTTCAGGATGCTGCAGAGGCGTATCTTGATATTAACTGTGCACACTGTCACCGTGCAGGATTGTCCATCTCTGAGATTCAGTTGGGCGATGGTTCTTATGTGGATGAAAGCTATCGTGGTGCGGCAGGAAGTACGGGGCTACAAATGGAATACAACCGTAACTTTGAAGACGATCAAACCAAGTTTGGTGTATGTAAGACGCCAGTGGCGGGTGGTCATAACAGCTATCCACAGGACGTAGTGCCAACTCGTGCTGATTTATCTTACTTACGATTCCGTGTTGATACAACGGATTCTCGTCATAAGATGCCGGAATTGGGCCGCGTAACTATTCATGATGAGGGTGTGAGCCTGATCAGTGCATGGATCAATCAGATGGATCCTGCGAACTGTACGCCATAACCTAAACTTAATTCTCTTTTTACTTTGAGCGATGTAGCTTGGGCAGACGATATCTCAGATTCTGAGATATCCATCCTGCCCCTTTTTATTTTTTGCTCGTGTGTTGTTTCATATCATCGCAATAGTCTTTGTCTGTCCATCTCGGGGTAAACCAGAGATAGTCTGCCTGGGCTAGCTTATCTGAGTTCAACATTTGAACCGTCTCATAGTTGTCATCCACTTCCACAATCTGAACAACGACTGTTTTCTTTTTGGGGGCTAACATCGTCAGATGTCGTGGCACACCTATTGTTTTATTTACATGGTAATTTCCAGCAATAAGAACGGCCTTGTCTGACTTGCTCATGCTGTAGGCCATGCTGGCGTCTTTAGCGATTTGAATTTTGGCCATAGGTGCTGTTTGACTGGCAGGCAGTATGCCGCAATGATCCTGAAAAATGCGATCTTCCAGCTCACTGAGTTGTTCTTGGTTGAGAGCATCTGACGTTGTGAAGCGAGTCGGTTCGAGCGCTGAAAACCCTTCTTGATAGATTGTCATGAGGTCATCTTTTGGAAGGTTTCCTGCAATTATCTGAGCGCCTCTGGATAATCCGGTTTGAATCAGTGGCGTGTAATATTTTGATGGCCAGCCGGATTGGTCGAAGTTTGCTGCGTCGGAAATGTCTGTCGGAAGAGAACTTGAAGACAGTGCAGAAATGGCGTCTTGCTGATTGTAGTTGAGCATTTCAAACACCAGGTTGTATTTTGTTTCGGGAAGAAGCTCAGTCAGCAGCCAATTCTGGACATTATGATGATCTGGATTATCGTGCTTTTCGCCAATTAATACATAATCTGCAGAGCTGAGTTCTTTGATGAGTTGTTCAGGTTGAACTCGGCGCAGATCGGATATTCGAACAATATCGCCGACCAGGGAGTGGTCAGTTGATAGAGTGGATTCCCAAAGTATTTGTGTACGAATGTATGGACTGCATCCGACAATCATGACGGCTGCCGCAAGACTTATGGAAAAGAATGCACATGACCGAACAATCAAAGATGGCATAATACGTCCCCGGTTTAATGATCCAATGACTCTTAAAAGGTAATGCAATGGAACATAGCTTTTGGCACAACAAATGGCAATCCAATCAAGTAGGGTTTCACCAGGAAAGTGGACATCCTGACTTTGTAAGGTACTTTCCAACGTTACCCGCTGGATCGAGCGTGTTGGTTCCTTTGTGTGGCAAAAGTAAAGATATGCTTTGGTTAGCTGAGCAAGGCTATCAAGTGGTTGGCGTTGAGCTATCTGAGATTGCAGCAAAAGATTTCTTTGCGGAAAACGGCTTAACGGCGGATGTAACGGATCAGTCTATCAACGGTTCACAATTCCTACTGTATCAATGTCATCAGTGTGCTATTTCCATTTGGGTCGGGGATTTCTTTAAGTTCGAGACTGATGTATTCGATGCGTTATATGATCGGGCGGCCCTAATTGCATTGCCAGAGTCAATGCGTCCGGCCTATCTCGCTCATTGTCAGGCGTTATTGAAGAATGGTAGTAATGGCTTAATTATTACAGTCGTTTATGATCAAACATTGGCATCGGGGCCACCGTTTTCTGTACAACCAGAAGAGCTTACCTCTTTATGGAGTGGTCCTCTGGTAAAGGCTGGAGAGATTGAGTTGATCGAGCAGGAACCTCGTTGGAAGTCTAAAGGGTTAACCAGTTTTAAAGAACAATTTTGGCGTTGGTAAAGACCTTGGAATTACTTGATGGGAATCAACTTACTTTATATAGATGCTTTCTATGTAAGTGCTTTCCGTTATAATGCCGCGCAATTTTTACACAGATCAGAGACGTTTATTCATGCAACAGGTTGATCCTCAGGCACTCGACGAATTAAAAGCTTTTTTACCATGTGAAACACCGGATGAGTGGGTGGAAGAAGCCTTAAAAAATCAAGATATGTTGCTGGTGAACCATGCGTACCTCGAAAAGTGTGCGGCACGCACCGCGTTGAATTTGATGTTTAAGCATCCCGACAAACCGGATCTTCTGCACAAAATGTCTCGGTTGGCTCGTGAGGAGCTGGTCCATTTTGAGCAGGTAATGAAGATTATCAAAAAGCGTGGCTTGAAATATCGTTCTCATCAACCGTCCAGATATGCGGGAATGATGAATTCTGGTGTACGCAAGCAAGACCCTGATAAAGTCATTGATACCTTGATTGTAGGGGCCTTCATTGAGGCTAGATCGTGTGAGCGTTTTTCGAAATTGGCTCCGCATTTGGATGAAGAACTTCAGAAATTTTACATTTCGTTGCTTAAATCCGAAGCGCGTCATTACAAGGATTACATTACGCTTGCTGAAAAATACGCAGGGAAAGCAATCGATGATCGTATCGAATACTTTGCTGCTGTTGAGAAGGAAGCCATTCAATCACCGGATGAACTCTTCAGGTTTCATAGCGGCATTCCGGCTTAATTTAAAACAAAAAACGGGCTTTTAAAGCCCGTTTTTTTTGTTATGTTCTATTTGGTTTTTTTGTTTATGGCTAAGCGGTTTGTTGGCTCGGTGTGATGATTTTTAGGCTTTC includes the following:
- a CDS encoding alpha/beta fold hydrolase, which gives rise to MLLNYIEGLNSKVMRRNSEKISDTPVNLSELKCSEFHGYSVTERHVSSNGLSFFVRDYGRTSDPAVLLVMGLACQLTVWPPDLIKELLGHGYRVICFDNRDVGLSSKINGQLRVNTIKAFACHRVGFPVRTNYNLYDMAKDVHGLIENLELKQVHLVGVSMGGMVAQIVAACYPQRVASLTAIMTSTNSPLLPLPDIGLIIRLSGAGSGGHDLDSVKRRVIAFWKAVQSPAYPKPIDEIEFMIERDYQRNYCPGGIIRQTQAILSTRAITSLIRRIGVPTQVIHGDADPLIKLSGGRAVADAIPDARLAILSGMGHDLPDPLLPQIADLIHRNAIQT
- a CDS encoding glutathione S-transferase family protein, coding for MIKVYGYPKTRALRVTWLLEELELDYEYHLINFAKGESQSPEFLAINPAGKVPALEIDGQVIFESGAIVTFLADKYASGKLIPNAGTVERARHDQWSYFVLTELEQPLWTMGKHKFAIPKEYRVAEVLPTAAWEFQRALTVLSKGLGDKEYILGDSFSVADLLIAQTLRWGLSFKQAIEQPNLIDYLNRMESRSARSLADQRETQALAEQG
- a CDS encoding c-type cytochrome — translated: MKSFLIFFFSGVFISMLLSGCSKPDDEMNGKELYESYCAKCHKSSGKGNFLLGVPDNRGTNLSYWEIKVMITRGSENHKKMRKFKHLTDTQAGLIAAYVMSLKKSGKSGAAK
- a CDS encoding GGDEF domain-containing protein, which encodes MIKIADKRQDVAFERARRNDLLSSALCWFGVLFLTIFGLKSYFSGLPDYGIGLMVFGLCTALIWLQFKLTQNWRVFQSMICLGFSVLYLFLLSSGGQANTGLLWCYTYPLIVFSLLGTRLGTLLVGVVLFLSAIILFVPNLDFVTHSYSPDIKYRFTGSILFVTALGYLMELSRMEAQRKSDQANDVLKMMAHRDELTGLYNRRGIKECNEIEVYLNSKPTNEMALAVCDVDFFKKINDQYGHDVGDEVLKVVAERLKNSIRETDLIGRWGGEEFIILFPSTSLEEGYQLIERVRQSMAETHFDIAGQRIRLSFSTGISSTRYYDNWNDLIKSADKQLYKAKSAGRNCTKTTEHS
- a CDS encoding helix-turn-helix domain-containing protein; amino-acid sequence: MELLTGFGLGLLVNIIVVVARDFGRLAVAKVFVVFLLAAVAFLIFPLVPKEWSLFTNNIQGAVPALFWLLCQFAFNDRPRLKNLWSVMAVYSFMAPALARFFWAGEEFTPVMAFWGWHSGQICEYLLISHGLWVIISNWSDDLVESRRKLRVAMLVVVGFAVTTAAVTLNFGLAGEYTRGIIVSISGFIISIFLIKGKDGILFGETQVAHETEFSLTTSQADNEATEAAPSVMADVQQMSEEAQLLKDTMDAGFYRTENLTLKVLAREIGLPEYKVRSLINQTLGYRNFNDYINKLRITDAAKRLIESPDDPILNISLDVGYRSISSFNRAFKEIVGVSPTTYRQQTIRENTVL
- a CDS encoding parallel beta-helix domain-containing protein — translated: MTSRTSSAIDNIYPSTTQTAGWLKKTLVVCLTAAMLTACNGDDGDQGPAGPAGPAGADGASPSAGNGGVANPDGSNVTTSGYVFPANAIYVELPEATVAAGEVDITEAIQLALFEVTDSGLSDVTLVLPKGEFLVHDTIMIDSAIGLTFTGYGINETKLDFTTSIGDDAIRFEGGTNITIRDFSVYEAPKNGIKVTNSNGVHLAYTATIWEGELNDGNGAYGLYPLQSTNVLMEHNYARGSADAGIYVGQSTNIVVRDNIAKENVAGIEIENSFNADVYNNLAVGNTGGILIFDLPGLEQAYGGHVRVFNNQSYANNSENFAGGGAVGIVPPGTGALIFGTSNVEVYNNEFTDNETAAIEIATYFMADDDVASYVVGDGSGTYEATIANGWSPLLKNVNVHSNTFARNGGDARGPSIGGQPTLPAFDQIVAGYEGGAANDMSGVPTVFPNILYDGIGELLSNAGALAGWDAIVAQSAKDDGVDHDPYADADKICIGNNINGNNISDAANTTNYLAYENVNIGVVYGTDAADATNWNGADPAARLLSERMDGPARTLLDCDTELTRLTPAEVTFRGKVYGCNGDDLAEPACSL
- a CDS encoding ChaN family lipoprotein; amino-acid sequence: MPSLIVRSCAFFSISLAAAVMIVGCSPYIRTQILWESTLSTDHSLVGDIVRISDLRRVQPEQLIKELSSADYVLIGEKHDNPDHHNVQNWLLTELLPETKYNLVFEMLNYNQQDAISALSSSSLPTDISDAANFDQSGWPSKYYTPLIQTGLSRGAQIIAGNLPKDDLMTIYQEGFSALEPTRFTTSDALNQEQLSELEDRIFQDHCGILPASQTAPMAKIQIAKDASMAYSMSKSDKAVLIAGNYHVNKTIGVPRHLTMLAPKKKTVVVQIVEVDDNYETVQMLNSDKLAQADYLWFTPRWTDKDYCDDMKQHTSKK
- the tmpT gene encoding thiopurine S-methyltransferase, which produces MEHSFWHNKWQSNQVGFHQESGHPDFVRYFPTLPAGSSVLVPLCGKSKDMLWLAEQGYQVVGVELSEIAAKDFFAENGLTADVTDQSINGSQFLLYQCHQCAISIWVGDFFKFETDVFDALYDRAALIALPESMRPAYLAHCQALLKNGSNGLIITVVYDQTLASGPPFSVQPEELTSLWSGPLVKAGEIELIEQEPRWKSKGLTSFKEQFWRW
- a CDS encoding tRNA-(ms[2]io[6]A)-hydroxylase — protein: MQQVDPQALDELKAFLPCETPDEWVEEALKNQDMLLVNHAYLEKCAARTALNLMFKHPDKPDLLHKMSRLAREELVHFEQVMKIIKKRGLKYRSHQPSRYAGMMNSGVRKQDPDKVIDTLIVGAFIEARSCERFSKLAPHLDEELQKFYISLLKSEARHYKDYITLAEKYAGKAIDDRIEYFAAVEKEAIQSPDELFRFHSGIPA